GGCGCTCTGCCACGGGTTCCCACTCCTGTGCCTGGATGATGCGCACCAGATCCGGCTCGAAGACCAGCGCCTCGCGTAGCTGGGCGCGCAGAGTTTCGGGGATGACGATCTCTCGGGCTTGTCTCATGGCTGCCCCAGTCTCATGGTGAGGTCCTCGGCATCAAAAAGAGCATCAAAATACAGCGCCGCAACTCGGCGCCTCTACGCTGCCGGTGCGTCCAAGCAAAGCTCGGCCGCCAGCAGATTCTCCACCACCCAATCCGCTCCCGCGTGGTGCAGGGCTTCACGGGGAGTATGACCGGTGGCCACGGCGATCACCGGCACCCCGTGGGCCTGGCCACAGGCGACGTCCAGGGGACTGTCGCCGACGATCACGGTCTGCGCCGGGTCGAAGCGCAGGCCGGTGTCCTTCTCGGCTCGGCGTAGCGCCACCGGCAGCAGGCTGGCGCGCTCGGTGCCGTCGTCGCCGAAGGCGCCGAAAGGGAAGTAGTGTTCCAGCCGGAAGCGGGAAAGCTTGGCAAAAGCCCCCCGCCGCCAGTTCCCGGTGAGCAAGCCCAGCTGCAGATCGGAACGCTGCACCAGCCGCTCCAAGACTTCCCGAACCCCCGGCAGCAGGCGCATGCGCCGGTGGTCGAGCCGTTCTTCCAGACGACTCAAGTAGAGCTGCTGCATGCGCGGCAGGCCTTCGAGCACGGCTCCTGACTCCAGACCGGCGCCGAGCATCAGATCGTGGACGATCTGGCTGTCGGTCTTGCCGGCAAAGCTGTAACCGTTGATCTGAGCCGGGCGTCCGTAGGCTTCCTCCAGAGATTGGAGGAAGATCTCGGCGACCTGCCGCCCGCAGCTCAGCAAGGTGCCGTCGATGTCGAATAGTACAAGTCTCATAAGCTGTACAGACGCCCTATCTTAACCTCTTTTGGCTATAGGCGAAGGCGAACAGGGCTGGCGCAGGCTCAGAGCTGCGAGCAGGAGCAGCCCCAGAACCGCTGCCCCCAGCCCCCAGCGCCAAGAGGCCGGCGCATAGATCAGCTCCACGCGATGCTCACCCGGTTCCAGCAGCAGGATGCCCAGGAAGGCCCCGTTGACACGCTGGGCCGGGACTTCCCGGCCGTCGACGCGCACCCGCCAGCCGGGGATGGCCGGCTGGCTGGAGGCCACCAGCATGGGTTGCTGGGCCATGGTCCGGGCGGTGATGCGCCGGCCCTCCACCCGCACCTCGGTGACCTCGCCGTTGCCGTTGGGGTAGACGCCGGGTTCGGGCAAGTCGGGGCCGTAGACGGTGGCGCGGCGGGCGAAGTCGGTGATTCGCCGCGCCGCTGCCAGATCTTCCCCGGTCTCGCTGGGCTCGAAGATCTCTACCTCTTGGGGCCGGAAGAGCCGCTGGAAGGCCCGAGGGTTCTGGTAAACCAGCGCGTCCTCTCCCTCCCAAACCTGACGGATGCCCGGGTGGTGGAAGATGTACATGGAGGGGTGGTCGAAGAGGTAGCGCACGCCGAGGAAGTCGAGGGCCGGGTGGGACCAGGTCCGGACGCGGTTCCAGCTGTCCCGCTCGGCGGTGCTGAAGGCGGTGCTGAAGTCGGCGTAGGGGGCAAAGGTCATGGGGTCATAGCCGCGCACGTCCTCGAGACCGTAGAAGGATGCGGTCTGGGGCACCAGGGCGGAGTCGAGGCCGGCGACTCG
This is a stretch of genomic DNA from Acidobacteriota bacterium. It encodes these proteins:
- a CDS encoding HAD family hydrolase, whose translation is MRLVLFDIDGTLLSCGRQVAEIFLQSLEEAYGRPAQINGYSFAGKTDSQIVHDLMLGAGLESGAVLEGLPRMQQLYLSRLEERLDHRRMRLLPGVREVLERLVQRSDLQLGLLTGNWRRGAFAKLSRFRLEHYFPFGAFGDDGTERASLLPVALRRAEKDTGLRFDPAQTVIVGDSPLDVACGQAHGVPVIAVATGHTPREALHHAGADWVVENLLAAELCLDAPAA